In Kitasatospora sp. NA04385, a single genomic region encodes these proteins:
- a CDS encoding DNA-binding response regulator, with translation MIRLLLAEDQHVVRGALVALLGLEPDLDVVAEAGSADDVLPRALVFRPDVAVLDIEMPGRTDGLQAAAALKEALPACRTLMLTSLGRPGLLRRALDAKVDGFLLKTAPPAELIAAVRRVAAGERVLDPSLAVAAWDLADNPLTPRENDVLRELAGGAEPPEIAGRLHLSTGTVRNVLTAVVGKLNARNRTDAVRIAREAGWL, from the coding sequence ATGATCAGACTCCTGCTGGCCGAGGACCAGCACGTGGTGCGCGGCGCCTTGGTGGCCCTCCTCGGGCTGGAACCCGACCTGGACGTCGTCGCGGAGGCGGGCTCGGCGGACGACGTGCTGCCCCGGGCGCTGGTCTTCCGCCCCGACGTGGCGGTCCTGGACATCGAGATGCCGGGCCGGACGGACGGCCTGCAAGCGGCCGCCGCGCTGAAGGAGGCGCTGCCCGCCTGCCGGACGCTGATGCTCACCTCGCTCGGCCGCCCCGGCCTGCTGCGCCGCGCCCTGGACGCCAAGGTCGACGGCTTCCTGCTGAAGACCGCGCCGCCCGCCGAACTGATCGCGGCCGTCCGCCGGGTGGCCGCCGGGGAACGGGTGCTGGACCCGTCCCTGGCCGTCGCCGCCTGGGACCTGGCGGACAACCCGCTCACCCCCCGGGAGAACGACGTCCTGCGCGAACTGGCCGGCGGCGCCGAACCGCCCGAGATCGCCGGACGCCTGCACCTGTCCACCGGCACGGTGCGCAACGTCCTGACCGCGGTCGTCGGCAAGCTGAACGCCCGCAACCGCACGGACGCCGTCCGGATCGCCCGCGAGGCCGGCTGGCTCTGA
- a CDS encoding sensor histidine kinase translates to MEGERGPVGRRLAVAVAVALVLAHLLRGIGRIPQEPAAGAAVVAACLVLVGLQSRHTRDAPGPAERAGWAAPVELGVGFLAVGPLGASIGLLCLPAASLLLERRRLLPVLLVAGAVLVEAGRAAEVREAVDLLLTVALGGAMLYTVTALALLAGRARGARLELAASAVTDERLRIASALGRGLDAGMAGIGAAAERRDPAELDGLIGVARRTLTAVRAAAAELRSLSLAPEAASARALLGSAGIAADLRIGHREPLGPAGTVLATVLREAVTAVVRVGDARRCEVSTDERAGRVVLRVVSDGVPTAALGADLLDGLAERVRAVGGRLTAGLEPDGRFAVEASVAATPAPPAADPPELRTALGLYWFLLGVFCVKALMFVPGPRLVLGAGCAALFCAFQVRFSIRDATRHARAALLASAVLALLPLPWLGRNWIGAAGILAGSLLVALPLRAGAALAGAVLVAAGVIGGGAVGGGPAPVLLTTVSALVTCVVVYAVLRLVRLVRELQRAAAGLARAAVVTERLRAARDLHDLLGHGLAAILLKAELARRLADADPVRCRAELADIARLAERGRAELGAVADDGPRLSFTAELASAAAVLEAAGITVELEDGPVPDAAGAVLGVVLREAVTNVLRHSRARHARIAVSAGGGAVRLEVENDGVGADVTAPGSGIGGLTVRLAGAGGTLAAGPDDGWYLLRAEVPLR, encoded by the coding sequence GTGGAGGGGGAACGCGGGCCGGTGGGGCGGCGGTTGGCGGTGGCGGTGGCCGTCGCGCTGGTGCTGGCGCACCTGCTGAGGGGCATCGGGCGGATCCCGCAGGAGCCCGCCGCCGGGGCGGCGGTCGTGGCGGCCTGCCTCGTCCTGGTGGGGCTGCAGTCGCGGCACACCCGGGACGCCCCCGGACCGGCCGAGCGGGCCGGATGGGCGGCGCCGGTGGAGTTGGGGGTCGGGTTCCTCGCCGTGGGGCCGCTCGGGGCCTCGATCGGCCTGCTCTGCCTGCCGGCGGCCTCCCTGCTGCTGGAGCGGCGCCGACTGCTGCCGGTCCTGCTGGTGGCGGGGGCGGTGCTGGTGGAGGCGGGCCGGGCCGCGGAGGTGCGGGAGGCCGTCGACCTGCTGCTGACCGTCGCGCTGGGCGGCGCCATGCTCTACACCGTGACCGCGCTGGCGCTGCTGGCGGGCCGGGCCCGCGGCGCCCGGCTGGAGCTCGCGGCCTCGGCGGTCACCGACGAGCGCCTGCGCATCGCGTCCGCGCTGGGCCGCGGGCTGGACGCGGGCATGGCCGGGATCGGGGCGGCCGCGGAGCGCCGGGACCCGGCGGAGCTGGACGGGCTGATCGGCGTGGCGCGCCGGACGCTGACGGCGGTCCGGGCCGCCGCCGCCGAGCTGCGCAGCCTCTCGCTGGCCCCGGAGGCGGCCAGCGCCCGCGCCCTGCTCGGCTCGGCGGGCATCGCGGCCGACCTGCGGATCGGGCACCGCGAGCCGCTCGGCCCGGCCGGGACGGTGCTGGCGACGGTGCTGCGGGAGGCGGTCACCGCGGTGGTACGGGTCGGGGACGCCAGGCGGTGCGAGGTGTCGACCGACGAGCGGGCCGGGCGGGTGGTGCTGCGGGTGGTCAGCGACGGCGTGCCGACGGCGGCGCTCGGCGCGGACCTGCTGGACGGCCTGGCGGAGCGGGTGCGGGCCGTCGGCGGCCGGCTGACGGCGGGCCTGGAGCCGGACGGGCGCTTCGCGGTGGAGGCGTCGGTGGCCGCGACGCCGGCCCCGCCCGCCGCGGACCCGCCGGAGCTGCGGACCGCGCTCGGCCTGTACTGGTTCCTGCTCGGCGTGTTCTGCGTCAAGGCGCTGATGTTCGTCCCCGGGCCCCGGCTCGTCCTCGGGGCGGGGTGCGCGGCGCTCTTCTGCGCCTTCCAGGTCCGCTTCTCGATCCGGGACGCGACGCGGCACGCCCGGGCCGCGCTGCTCGCCTCGGCGGTGCTCGCCCTGCTGCCGCTGCCCTGGCTGGGCCGGAACTGGATCGGCGCGGCCGGCATCCTGGCCGGTTCGCTGCTGGTCGCCCTGCCGCTGCGGGCGGGCGCGGCACTGGCCGGTGCGGTGCTGGTGGCCGCCGGGGTGATCGGTGGCGGAGCGGTCGGCGGCGGCCCGGCACCGGTGCTGCTGACCACGGTGAGCGCGCTGGTCACCTGCGTGGTGGTGTACGCGGTGCTGCGCCTGGTCCGGCTGGTGCGGGAGTTGCAGCGGGCGGCGGCCGGGCTGGCCCGCGCCGCCGTCGTCACCGAGCGGCTGCGCGCCGCCCGGGACCTGCACGACCTGCTCGGGCACGGCCTGGCCGCGATCCTGCTCAAGGCCGAGCTGGCCCGGCGGCTGGCGGACGCCGATCCGGTCCGCTGCCGGGCCGAGCTGGCGGACATCGCGCGGCTGGCCGAACGCGGCCGGGCCGAGCTGGGCGCGGTGGCGGACGACGGCCCCCGGCTGTCCTTCACCGCCGAACTGGCTTCGGCGGCAGCCGTGTTGGAGGCCGCCGGGATCACCGTGGAGCTGGAGGACGGGCCGGTGCCGGACGCGGCGGGCGCCGTGCTGGGCGTGGTGCTGCGCGAGGCCGTCACCAACGTCCTGCGGCACAGCCGGGCCCGGCATGCGCGGATCGCCGTCTCGGCGGGCGGCGGCGCGGTGCGGCTGGAGGTGGAGAACGACGGCGTCGGGGCGGACGTCACCGCGCCCGGCTCCGGGATCGGCGGGCTGACGGTCCGGCTGGCCGGGGCGGGCGGCACGCTGGCCGCCGGGCCGGACGACGGCTGGTACCTGCTGCGGGCCGAGGTGCCGCTGCGCTGA
- a CDS encoding ABC transporter permease: MLGLALATLRHRRAGFAGAFVALFCAAALVCGCGTLLVTGLVGTVRPERYAAAPVVVSGDQEVHALVDKGKGRTKEKSKPIADRAWVPAALAERVAALPSVRAVATEVTFPALLPGGPDRGSWGHGWESAPLAALALAAGRAPAADDEVVLDAATAARAHLSPGSATTVRTPSGTLDVRVVGVTAQGFDSQAAIFFATGRARALAGHDGLVSAVGVFPTAPSAAADVRALLADTPGAVVRTGDGRGGAEFPDAAGAGVRLVSTGAVLAGTSLLVALLIVVGTFGLSIQQRQREIAVLRAVAATGRQVRRMIGGEALLLGLSAGALGAMAGLPLGGWLHGRFVALGVAPANLPVVLSPFPALAAAAATLLAGWAAARVSARRATAIKPVEALGEAESRPSRPAAVRIVSGVLVAAGAVVLTVLLTALHSDQASTPVCFLAVLLWCTALSLLGPLVARAGTAVLGLPLRASRIGGWLAVQHLRAGAHRLASVVVPLTLLIAMACTVLFTQTTTGHAAAAQRERGSTADFVVGPHAPASAAAALAAVPGVRTVTRVLHSEVRDGLTRRSVQAVTPERLADTLDLGVTAGDLGRLADGTAAAADGLGYRLGQRIRLTLADGTPAEVTVVALYGRGLGFGDLTLAHQLVAAHVDVPLDDELLVRGDGLTRQQLADALRGEPGLGVLDRASAAASTTASADRTGARIGYVTLGLIITFVAIAVLNTLAMGISARRHEFTALALAGATRRQIRRMLGWETALAVALATALGLAVALPVLSTYAEGITRGTAGAAVPAARLAPVLLGAAALAALGTWLPARTALRRLHHRA; this comes from the coding sequence ATGCTGGGACTCGCCCTCGCCACCCTCCGGCACCGCAGGGCCGGGTTCGCCGGTGCCTTCGTCGCCCTGTTCTGCGCCGCCGCCCTGGTCTGCGGCTGCGGGACGCTGCTGGTCACCGGCCTGGTCGGCACCGTCCGGCCGGAGCGCTACGCGGCCGCGCCGGTCGTCGTCTCCGGCGACCAGGAGGTGCACGCCCTGGTGGACAAGGGGAAGGGGAGGACCAAGGAGAAGTCCAAGCCGATCGCGGACCGCGCCTGGGTGCCCGCCGCCCTCGCGGAGCGCGTCGCGGCCCTGCCGTCGGTGCGGGCCGTCGCCACCGAGGTGACCTTCCCGGCGCTGCTGCCCGGCGGGCCGGACCGCGGCTCGTGGGGCCACGGCTGGGAGTCCGCGCCACTGGCCGCTCTCGCCCTGGCCGCCGGCCGCGCGCCCGCCGCCGACGACGAGGTGGTCCTCGACGCGGCCACCGCGGCCCGGGCGCACCTGTCGCCCGGCTCCGCCACGACCGTCCGGACGCCCTCGGGGACGCTGGACGTGCGGGTGGTCGGGGTCACCGCGCAGGGCTTCGACAGCCAGGCCGCGATCTTCTTCGCCACCGGCCGGGCCCGGGCGCTGGCCGGTCACGACGGCCTGGTCAGCGCGGTCGGCGTCTTCCCGACCGCGCCGTCGGCCGCCGCCGACGTCCGGGCGCTGCTGGCCGACACCCCCGGTGCGGTGGTGCGCACCGGCGACGGCCGCGGCGGGGCGGAGTTCCCGGACGCCGCCGGGGCCGGGGTGCGCCTGGTCAGCACGGGCGCCGTGCTGGCCGGCACCTCGCTGCTGGTGGCCCTGCTGATCGTGGTGGGCACCTTCGGCCTGTCGATCCAGCAGCGGCAGCGGGAGATCGCGGTGCTGCGGGCGGTCGCCGCGACCGGGCGGCAGGTGCGGAGGATGATCGGCGGCGAGGCGCTGCTGCTCGGCCTGTCCGCCGGGGCCCTGGGCGCCATGGCCGGTCTGCCGCTGGGCGGTTGGCTGCACGGCCGGTTCGTCGCCCTGGGCGTCGCCCCGGCCAACCTGCCCGTGGTGCTCTCGCCCTTCCCGGCGCTGGCCGCCGCGGCCGCCACGTTGCTGGCCGGCTGGGCGGCGGCCCGGGTCTCGGCCCGGCGGGCGACCGCGATCAAGCCGGTCGAGGCGCTCGGCGAGGCGGAGTCGAGGCCGTCGCGCCCGGCGGCGGTCCGGATCGTCTCCGGGGTGCTGGTCGCCGCGGGCGCGGTCGTGCTGACCGTCCTGCTGACCGCCCTGCACTCCGACCAGGCCTCGACGCCGGTCTGCTTCCTCGCCGTCCTGCTGTGGTGCACCGCGCTCTCCCTGCTGGGCCCGCTGGTGGCGAGGGCCGGGACGGCCGTGCTGGGCCTGCCGCTGCGGGCGTCCCGGATCGGCGGCTGGCTCGCCGTCCAGCACCTGCGGGCCGGGGCGCACCGGCTGGCGTCGGTGGTGGTGCCGCTGACCCTGCTGATCGCGATGGCCTGCACCGTCCTGTTCACCCAGACCACCACCGGGCACGCGGCCGCCGCCCAGCGCGAGCGCGGCAGCACCGCCGACTTCGTGGTCGGGCCGCACGCCCCGGCCTCCGCCGCGGCGGCGCTCGCCGCGGTGCCGGGCGTCCGGACGGTGACCCGGGTCCTGCACAGCGAGGTCCGGGACGGGCTCACCAGGCGCAGCGTGCAGGCCGTCACCCCCGAGCGGCTGGCCGACACCCTGGACCTCGGCGTCACCGCCGGCGACCTCGGCCGGCTGGCGGACGGCACGGCGGCGGCCGCGGACGGGCTGGGCTACCGGCTCGGCCAGCGCATCCGGCTGACCCTCGCCGACGGCACCCCGGCGGAGGTGACGGTGGTCGCGCTCTACGGCCGGGGCCTCGGCTTCGGCGACCTCACCCTCGCGCACCAGCTGGTCGCCGCCCACGTCGACGTGCCGCTGGACGACGAACTACTGGTCCGCGGCGACGGCCTGACCCGGCAGCAGCTCGCCGACGCCCTGCGGGGCGAGCCCGGGCTCGGGGTGCTCGACCGGGCCTCCGCCGCCGCCTCCACCACCGCCTCGGCGGACCGGACCGGTGCGCGGATCGGCTACGTCACCCTCGGGCTGATCATCACCTTCGTCGCCATCGCCGTCCTGAACACCCTGGCCATGGGGATCTCCGCCCGCCGCCACGAGTTCACCGCGCTGGCCCTGGCCGGCGCCACCCGCCGCCAGATCCGGCGGATGCTCGGCTGGGAGACCGCGCTCGCCGTCGCCCTCGCCACCGCGCTCGGCCTGGCCGTCGCCCTCCCGGTGCTCAGCACCTACGCCGAGGGCATCACCCGCGGCACCGCCGGGGCCGCCGTCCCCGCCGCCCGGCTCGCCCCGGTCCTGCTCGGCGCGGCCGCCCTCGCCGCCCTCGGCACCTGGCTCCCCGCCCGCACCGCCCTGCGCAGGCTGCACCACCGGGCCTGA
- a CDS encoding GlsB/YeaQ/YmgE family stress response membrane protein, protein MSILAWILIGLIAGAIAKALLPGKDPGGIIITMLIGIAGGLLGGWLGKVIFGVDSIDGFFDLSTWVAAIVGSVILLVLYRVVAGGGRHHHHRHA, encoded by the coding sequence ATGAGCATCCTCGCCTGGATACTGATCGGTCTGATCGCGGGCGCCATCGCCAAGGCGCTGCTGCCGGGCAAGGACCCCGGCGGCATCATCATCACGATGCTGATCGGCATCGCGGGCGGCCTGCTCGGCGGCTGGCTCGGCAAGGTCATCTTCGGCGTCGACTCGATCGACGGTTTCTTCGACCTCTCGACCTGGGTCGCCGCCATCGTCGGCTCGGTCATCCTGCTCGTCCTCTACCGGGTGGTCGCCGGTGGCGGTCGGCACCACCACCACCGACACGCCTGA
- a CDS encoding ABC transporter ATP-binding protein, producing MSEAITLDAVSKVHGRGRGAVAALREVTVRLPRGGFTAVMGPSGSGKSTFLHCAAGLDRPSAGTVRLGGTDLSRLGERELTELRRERVGFVFQSFNLVSALTVEQNVTLPLRLAGRRADAGRTAELLRRVGLEDRAGHRPGQLSGGQQQRVAIARALVSDPEVVFADEPTGALDTMTAREVLTLLRQTVDELGQTLVMVTHDPVAASYADEVLFLADGRVADTVTGPTATEVADRMIRLGAWNR from the coding sequence ATGAGCGAAGCGATCACTTTGGACGCGGTGAGCAAGGTCCACGGCAGGGGGCGGGGCGCGGTCGCCGCGCTGCGGGAGGTGACGGTGCGGCTGCCGAGGGGCGGCTTCACCGCGGTGATGGGGCCGTCCGGTTCGGGCAAGAGCACCTTCCTGCACTGCGCGGCGGGCCTGGACCGCCCGTCCGCCGGGACCGTCCGGCTCGGCGGCACCGACCTGTCCCGGCTGGGCGAGCGGGAGCTGACCGAACTGCGGCGCGAGCGGGTGGGGTTCGTGTTCCAGTCGTTCAACCTGGTCTCCGCGCTGACGGTCGAGCAGAACGTCACGCTGCCGCTGCGGCTGGCCGGGCGGCGGGCCGACGCCGGGCGGACGGCGGAGCTGCTACGCCGGGTCGGCCTGGAGGACCGCGCCGGGCACCGGCCGGGGCAGCTGTCCGGCGGCCAGCAGCAGCGGGTGGCGATCGCGCGGGCGCTGGTCTCGGACCCCGAGGTGGTGTTCGCCGACGAACCCACCGGCGCGCTGGACACCATGACGGCCCGTGAGGTGCTCACCCTGCTGCGGCAGACCGTCGACGAGCTCGGCCAGACCCTCGTCATGGTCACCCACGACCCGGTCGCCGCGTCCTACGCCGACGAGGTGCTGTTCCTGGCCGACGGCCGGGTCGCCGACACCGTGACCGGGCCGACCGCCACCGAGGTCGCCGACCGCATGATCCGGCTGGGAGCGTGGAACCGGTGA
- a CDS encoding DEAD/DEAH box helicase, with protein sequence MNRSSRSPRRHTGSAPGRSAGPASRQEFAVPVSTVPALPAVDSFAELDLPEELLRVLARRGVTTPFPIQAATLPNALAGRDVLGRGRTGSGKTLAFGLAVLARTAGQQAEPRCPLALVLVPTRELAQQVTEALTPYAQAARLRMATVVGGVPVRRQAQVLNRGAEILVATPGRLGDLIERRLCRLDRVGVTVLDEADQMADMGFLPDVTAFLGQVAEGGQTLLFSATLDRNIDGLVRRFLKDPVTHSVDPSAGAVSTMEHHVLHVRNVDKNAAITHIAARDGRVIMFTDTKSGADRLVETLLANGVMAAALHGGKSQPQRTRTLEQFRSGLVGALVATDVAARGIHVDGLDLVVNLDPPADHKDYLHRGGRTARAGESGTVVTLVLPNQRRGTARMMATAGITPVTTAVRAGDEELARITGARVPTGVPVTVPDPVVERPRRSRSTGRNRPGRPFPAPRTRPAPGGSGGGASRLRSE encoded by the coding sequence ATGAACCGCTCCAGCCGTTCTCCGCGCCGCCACACCGGCTCCGCACCGGGCCGCAGCGCGGGGCCCGCCTCCCGGCAGGAGTTCGCGGTGCCGGTGAGCACCGTCCCGGCCCTGCCCGCGGTCGACTCCTTCGCGGAGCTGGACCTGCCGGAGGAACTGCTGAGGGTCCTGGCCCGGCGCGGCGTCACCACCCCCTTCCCGATCCAGGCCGCGACGCTGCCGAACGCGCTGGCCGGCCGCGACGTGCTGGGCCGGGGCCGCACCGGCTCCGGCAAGACGCTCGCGTTCGGCCTCGCCGTGCTGGCCCGCACCGCCGGGCAGCAGGCCGAGCCGCGGTGCCCGCTGGCGCTGGTGCTGGTCCCCACCCGCGAGCTGGCGCAGCAGGTCACCGAGGCCCTCACCCCGTACGCCCAGGCGGCGCGGCTGCGGATGGCCACCGTGGTCGGCGGGGTGCCGGTGCGGCGCCAGGCGCAGGTGCTGAACCGCGGTGCGGAGATCCTGGTGGCCACGCCCGGCCGGCTGGGGGACCTGATCGAGCGCAGGCTCTGCCGCCTGGACCGGGTCGGCGTCACCGTCCTGGACGAGGCCGACCAGATGGCCGACATGGGCTTCCTGCCCGACGTCACCGCGTTCCTCGGGCAGGTCGCCGAGGGCGGCCAGACGCTGCTGTTCTCCGCCACCCTGGACCGCAACATCGACGGCCTGGTGCGGCGCTTCCTGAAGGACCCGGTCACCCATTCGGTGGACCCGTCCGCGGGCGCGGTCAGCACGATGGAGCACCACGTGCTGCACGTCCGCAACGTCGACAAGAACGCCGCGATCACCCACATCGCCGCCCGCGACGGCCGGGTGATCATGTTCACCGACACCAAGAGCGGCGCGGACCGCCTGGTCGAGACGCTGCTCGCGAACGGCGTGATGGCCGCGGCCCTGCACGGCGGCAAGTCCCAGCCGCAGCGCACCCGCACCCTGGAGCAGTTCCGCAGCGGCCTGGTGGGCGCGCTGGTCGCGACCGACGTCGCCGCCCGCGGCATCCACGTCGACGGCCTCGACCTGGTCGTCAACCTGGACCCGCCGGCCGACCACAAGGACTACCTGCACCGCGGCGGGCGCACCGCCCGGGCCGGCGAGTCCGGCACCGTCGTCACCCTGGTCCTGCCCAACCAGCGCCGCGGGACGGCCCGGATGATGGCCACGGCCGGCATCACCCCCGTCACCACCGCGGTCCGGGCCGGCGACGAGGAACTGGCCCGGATCACCGGCGCCCGCGTCCCCACCGGCGTGCCCGTCACCGTCCCCGACCCCGTCGTCGAGCGGCCCCGCCGCAGCCGGTCCACCGGCCGGAACCGCCCCGGCCGCCCGTTCCCCGCCCCCCGCACCCGTCCGGCCCCGGGCGGCTCGGGCGGCGGCGCGTCCCGGCTCCGCAGCGAGTAG
- a CDS encoding metallophosphoesterase: MATDSRSTGRAEAPARGATGGRRRAGRRVAVLVGVLVLLCLPPWWTLLAAGTDWPLPVVAAGTAVLLAWAVGFPFLMVRGHRPRSRDDRAARIADTSLGVVWVLWTCSVLGALADLLLAAAGVGGAGRARLVAAAVVLLAAGVLARGHHEAMRVPRVRRLDVRLPRLGAGLDGTRVVLLADTHYGPIDRAAWSAGVTEAVNALDADVVVHAGDIADGTPVQRRAQAAPLGAVRARLARVYVTGNHEYGSEAQGWLDRMAELGWEALHNRHLVVERGGDALVLAGVDDVTAESSGLPGHRADLAGALAGADPDLPVLLVAHQPKYVPHAAAAGIDLQLSGHTHGSQIWPFRYLVRLDQPVVRGLSRHGERTWLYTSGGTGFWGPPFRVFAPSEITLLTLRAGEGG, translated from the coding sequence ATGGCGACGGACAGCAGGTCCACCGGGCGGGCGGAGGCCCCCGCGCGGGGGGCGACGGGCGGGCGACGGCGGGCGGGTCGGCGGGTGGCGGTCCTGGTGGGCGTCCTGGTGCTGCTGTGCCTGCCGCCGTGGTGGACGCTGCTCGCGGCCGGCACCGACTGGCCGCTGCCGGTGGTGGCGGCGGGCACGGCCGTGCTGCTGGCCTGGGCGGTCGGCTTCCCGTTCCTGATGGTCCGGGGCCACCGCCCGCGTTCGCGCGACGACCGGGCGGCCCGGATCGCGGACACCAGCCTCGGCGTGGTGTGGGTGCTGTGGACCTGCTCGGTGCTGGGCGCCCTGGCCGACCTGCTGCTGGCCGCGGCCGGCGTCGGCGGCGCCGGCCGGGCCCGGCTGGTCGCGGCGGCGGTCGTGCTGCTGGCGGCCGGGGTGCTCGCCCGGGGCCACCACGAGGCGATGCGGGTGCCCCGGGTACGGCGGCTGGACGTCCGGCTGCCGCGGCTGGGCGCCGGGTTGGACGGCACCCGGGTGGTGCTGCTGGCCGACACCCACTACGGGCCGATCGACCGGGCGGCCTGGTCGGCGGGGGTCACCGAGGCGGTCAACGCGCTGGACGCGGACGTGGTGGTGCACGCGGGCGACATCGCGGACGGCACGCCCGTCCAGCGCCGCGCGCAGGCCGCCCCGCTCGGCGCGGTCCGGGCCCGGCTGGCCCGGGTGTACGTGACGGGCAACCACGAGTACGGCAGCGAGGCCCAGGGCTGGCTGGACCGGATGGCCGAGCTGGGCTGGGAGGCGCTGCACAACCGGCACCTGGTGGTGGAGCGCGGCGGCGACGCCCTGGTGCTGGCCGGGGTGGACGACGTGACCGCGGAGTCCTCCGGCCTGCCCGGGCACCGGGCCGACCTGGCCGGGGCGCTGGCCGGGGCGGACCCGGACCTGCCGGTGCTGCTGGTCGCCCACCAGCCCAAGTACGTCCCGCACGCGGCGGCCGCCGGGATCGACCTGCAACTGTCCGGGCACACCCACGGCAGCCAGATCTGGCCGTTCCGGTACCTGGTCCGGCTCGACCAGCCGGTGGTGCGCGGCCTGAGCCGGCACGGCGAGCGGACCTGGCTCTACACCAGCGGGGGCACCGGCTTCTGGGGGCCGCCGTTCCGGGTGTTCGCGCCCAGCGAGATCACCCTGCTGACGCTGCGCGCGGGCGAGGGCGGGTAG